A stretch of DNA from Aspergillus flavus chromosome 3, complete sequence:
AGATACTCAGGGGCTTGCCTTTGATCCGGAAGATAGGTTCACCAGTAACCAGCTTCACATCAAAGCTATCCCCCGAGAGGGAGAGGATCCTTTCCTTCAGGACCAAGGACTCGGTTTGTTGCGCAATGAACTGGTCCGTGATCGCGACCGGGGTCTGGACCGGAGGGAGTTGTATGGAAGCCATTTCAATTCGGGGAGGTTTAAGAAATTGTCTTGATTCGGGGATTATTCTCGAGCTACAACTCTAGAATACAGAACGGAGGATAAAAGCTTAACCTACCCCATAGTTTTATAGTGAAGAGGGTAAGGCTTCGCCTCAATAGATCCACAACCCTAAGCATGGGGGCGAATATCAAAGCTTAGTAGCAATGCGCATGGCACTATTCCTTATCCGGGGCCCAAGATGCGATACTAAACTAAATCTATACTAGTAGGTTGGACTTCTAATGCCGTCCAACAACTCAACTTCCAGAAGAGTAGTAGGATTTGTACACAGCCTGCTATCCCTCGACTCAATCGATTGCTATGGATCAAGTTCAGCTAAGAATCGAAACTCCCGCCCCTCATGACTTCGAAGCCCCAATCCAAACCATCATCAATGCAGCAATCCAATCCACCAACCCCTCTCCTGCCAAAGACGCAGCTCTCACTCTAGACGCGGTCTACTTGGATTACATAACAAGCCCAAACAAGGACCCAGAAAGCGTCCTCACTTTATTCTGGGAGTTGATAAATAGTTTCGCTAGCCAGATACCCTATGAAAGCCCTGCACAAGAGAAATTGGTCAACATCGTGCAGGAGCTGGCGGACATTACTTCGGAGCAGACTATCCTCAACCAGAAACTGTGGAGGAACCTCCCCTATTTTTCCTCCGAGTTTCCGCAAACATGGGAAGGTAGGCTCTTCTTTTATTACTGTCCAACCATGGTGAAGCCTTGCGACGCTAATGACTGCTAGTGGTGAGTCCTAGCGCCGAcgacaaagagaagaaacgacGGTTCGTTAATCTCCAGGCTTACGCGGCTCGGATCCTTGGGCTCGGTCTCTCCTCAGTCGAGACGTATGCCATCTGGGCCTTATCAGATGTCGCAGAGGGGGTCATGATTCCTGTTCGGGGCAGTCCCGATCTTGTTTCGGCCGATCTAAAGGACGTCGATCAATTGCCGTTTAAAGCTGCGGCGGCGGGAGTGTGGATTCTGTATGCTGGACACGCTCTACACGGACGCGATGAAGCCATTGGGGGCACCCAGGGAGGCCCGCTCTGGATGCTGCCCAAAGccgagaggaggaagctgaggagGAAGTTCAGAGGTACCCAGGGATTGTGCCTTGATCGGTGGTTATTGTGGAAGCAGCAGTTTGCTGCTATTCGGGATTGTGGGTCTGTCGACAcagagacgaggaggattgCAGAGAATGTCGTTGAGACGATGGATAGGGTTGATGGTCATAGCTGATACGTTGCACTCAGCGACGATAACATTTCGTGTTCAGATCATACTTTCACGTCTCTAGTTGCTCAGTACGTACAAGATAGTTGGGGTGGTCTAATAGCCCTTTTCTTGCTTATCCCCTTCATGACCATGTTTCTTCGCAACAACCATTCGATCTGAATGCAGTGACACACCCGCCTCGGTCACAATCGTATCCAACGCATCACGCTTCAGAAACATCATCTCACAGTGGTTGATATGAGCAAGATTATTATACCGAGCTTCAATCACCGTATCCATCTCAGCAGCTAAgaacatcttcttccagtAGTATGCACAATGGACAAGATGCCACTGATGTGTGGTAAAGAAGTGCGATCCAGTCTTTGGGAGCATGGACACTTCTTCAAGTGATAGAGTCCGTGTCTTATTTTTATCGGCATAGTACATCCAGCTTCCATCGGGGTTCGGGCCTGACGTCTCGAATTGCGCTAGAAGTTCGTCGTTTCGACAGGCTGGAGGGAGCCAAGCAGCTGCAATCGAGTCATATTTACAGCTATTAGCAATAGCTTCTTCAACAGTCTCTCCACAATTACACGATATTGGCCTGCGTGATTGGATCAAAGTGTATGTTCGGTATGTCAAATCGAGGAAGCCGAATGTGGCTAATAATATAAGGAAGGTATATCTGACTCGAAAGGCAAGCGTCGGACGTTGTTTTGGGATGTGGGGGACTTTGTAATGAGCTTCAAAATGCTCACAACCATCCGAGCTATCTTCCTCCAGAAGGGGTTTGTATTTGGTCATTTTTCTGGACGATCGAGTTTGGCTCAGCAAGGGTCTCTCGGTAGAGGCTGTAGTGCTTTGCAATAGAGCTGAGATGGTCGTGGTGAGGTAGTCAGACTGAGGCTACTTAAGATGGTGCTCTTGTACTAAGGTACATAGGACTCTCACGTAAGACGTAATAGCTTTGATCTAGAAAGAAATCCTACTACATTTATATCGAATACATGCACCCCGCTCGAGCGAAGGGCTCATGGAGGCAAAAGTACTACTGCCCTTTTCTCGCCCCAAGTCAAGGCTACGGATCCTTGCCACAGACCCCGACGTTACATTGAAGGATCCGATGTGCACCGGCCAGCGGGCGTAGGCACTGAATCGTGGAGGCAAACCAATGCCACGTAATAGAGAGCCATCGGTCAAGACTAGGCTGAAGATTACTCTGGGGCGGGGGTAAAGAAATAGGAGTTCCTCAGAGTTGTGAATACTGAGCTCGCCCATGTACTACAAGGTTCGATTCAAGCAGATTAGACCGCTCTCTTATAATCTAGAACTCCTTAGTGGGTTTGAGCAACGGCGATAAGTACATCGGATACTAAATTACACGACAGGCTTGATGCAGCATTTGGCATGGATAGGGT
This window harbors:
- a CDS encoding uncharacterized protein (of unknown function-domain containing protein); amino-acid sequence: MDQVQLRIETPAPHDFEAPIQTIINAAIQSTNPSPAKDAALTLDAVYLDYITSPNKDPESVLTLFWELINSFASQIPYESPAQEKLVNIVQELADITSEQTILNQKLWRNLPYFSSEFPQTWEVVSPSADDKEKKRRFVNLQAYAARILGLGLSSVETYAIWALSDVAEGVMIPVRGSPDLVSADLKDVDQLPFKAAAAGVWILYAGHALHGRDEAIGGTQGGPLWMLPKAERRKLRRKFRGTQGLCLDRWLLWKQQFAAIRDCGSVDTETRRIAENVVETMDRVDGHS